One Saccharomycodes ludwigii strain NBRC 1722 chromosome VI, whole genome shotgun sequence DNA segment encodes these proteins:
- a CDS encoding arginine--tRNA ligase (similar to Saccharomyces cerevisiae YDR341C | arginyl-tRNA synthetase (paralog of YHR091C | MSR1)): MSSTTTQNITTALSKLNIQEPTVYENSHPDVNVVDLMRDYITQELHKISGIDVSLIFPALEWTNTLSRGDLLIPVPRLRVKGKNPKDLAVEWAEKFPLGEFLSKVESNGPFLQFFFNPEFLFKIVTPDILKRKEEYGAAKLVENKKVLIEFSSPNIAKPFHAGHLRSTIIGGFLSNLYEKLGWDVIRMNYLGDWGKQFGLLAVGFERYGSEEALTKDPINHLFEVYVRVNKDIEAEDASLPESESTNGKARAYFKKMEDGDADALKLWERFRNLSIKKYINTYARLNIKYDVYSGESQVPKEKMENALEIFKEKDLIHEDKGALLIDLTKFNKKLGKTIVQKSDGTTLYITRDVGAAMDRHEKYKFDKMIYVIAAQQDLHTAQFFEILKQMGFEWAKDLQHVNFGMVQGMSTRKGTVVFLDNILEETKDKMHEVMKKNEEKYKQIENPEEVADLVGISAVMIQDMQSKRINNYEFKWERMLSFEGDTGPYLQYAHSRLRSVERNASNITEHDIVNADYSLLTEEAANTLIRLLAQYPDVLRNALKTHEPATVVTYLFKLTHQVSSCYDVLWVAGQEKPLATARLALYSAARQVLNNGMRLLGLTPVDRM; encoded by the coding sequence ATGAGTTCTACTACTACCCAAAACATCACAACAGCTTTATCGAAGCTAAACATTCAAGAACCAACAGTTTACGAAAACTCTCATCCAGATGTCAACGTTGTTGATTTAATGAGAGACTACATCACCCAGGAATTACACAAAATCTCTGGAATTGATGTTTCTTTGATTTTCCCAGCTTTAGAATGGACAAACACATTATCTAGAGGGGACTTGTTAATCCCAGTCCCAAGATTGCGTGTTAAGGGCAAAAATCCAAAAGATTTGGCTGTAGAATGGGCTGAAAAGTTCCCATTGGGCGAATTTCTATCTAAAGTTGAAAGTAATGGTCCATTCcttcaatttttctttaatccAGAATTTTTGTTCAAAATTGTCACTCCAGACATTTTAAAGAGAAAGGAAGAGTATGGTGCCGCTAAATTGGtcgaaaacaaaaaagtgtTGATTGAATTTTCTTCCCCAAATATTGCTAAACCTTTCCATGCAGGCCATTTACGTTCTACCATTATTGGTGGGTTTTTATCTAATCTTTATGAAAAACTAGGCTGGGATGTTATTAGAATGAATTATTTGGGTGATTGGGGCAAACAATTTGGTTTATTAGCTGTGGGGTTTGAAAGATACGGCAGTGAAGAAGCCTTAACTAAAGATCCGATCAATCATTTGTTTGAAGTTTATGTTCGTGTTAACAAGGATATAGAGGCCGAAGATGCTTCTTTACCAGAGTCCGAGTCAACCAATGGTAAAGCCCGTGCCTATTTCAAGAAAATGGAAGATGGCGATGCTGATGCCTTAAAGTTATGGGAAAGATTCCGTAACTTatccattaaaaaatatataaacacCTATGCTCGtctaaatattaaatatgaTGTGTATTCTGGTGAATCTCAAGTTCCAAAGGAAAAGATGGAAAACGCTCTAGAAATTTTCAAGGAAAAAGACTTGATTCATGAGGACAAAGGTGctttattaattgatttgactaaattcaacaaaaaattaggTAAGACCATTGTTCAAAAATCTGACGGTACTACTTTGTATATAACCAGAGATGTTGGTGCTGCTATGGATCGTCATGAAAAGTATAAATTTGATAAGATGATTTATGTTATTGCTGCTCAACAAGATTTACATACAGCACAATTTTTTGAGATTTTGAAACAAATGGGGTTTGAATGGGCCAAAGACTTACAGCACGTTAACTTTGGTATGGTTCAAGGCATGTCTACTAGAAAAGGTACCGTTGTATTCTTAGATAACATTTTAGAAGAAACTAAAGATAAGATGCATGAAGTTATGAAAAAGAATGaggaaaaatataaacaaattgaaaacCCTGAAGAAGTTGCCGATTTGGTTGGTATTTCTGCTGTTATGATTCAAGATATGCAATCTAAAcgtattaataattatgaaTTCAAATGGGAAAGAATGTTGTCTTTTGAAGGTGATACTGGCCCATACTTACAATATGCTCATTCTCGTTTAAGATCTGTCGAAAGAAATGCCAGCAATATCACTGAACATGATATAGTTAATGCTGACTATTCCTTATTGACCGAAGAAGCTGCTAACACTCTAATTCGTTTGTTAGCACAATATCCAGATGTTTTGAGAAATGCTTTGAAGACTCATGAACCGGCCACTGTTGttacttatttattcaaattAACTCACCAGGTATCTTCTTGTTATGATGTTTTATGGGTTGCTGGTCAGGAAAAACCATTGGCTACTGCTCGTTTGGCCTTATACAGTGCTGCTCGTCAAGTATTAAACAACGGTATGCGCTTATTAGGGTTGACTCCGGTTGATAGaatgtga
- the FCF1 gene encoding rRNA-processing protein FCF1 (similar to Saccharomyces cerevisiae YDR339C | FCF1 | Faf1p Copurifying Factor): MGKAKKTRKFGLMKRTLNNKKDLRLKANKEVLSKDKTKNDPELTRSVPQVSSALFFQYNQAIRPPYQVLIDTNFINFSIQKKIDIVKGMMDCLLAKCVPMITDCVMAELEKLGPKYRIALKLARDPRIKRLSCSHRGTYADDCLVHRVMQHKCYIVATNDAALKQRIRKVPGIPLMSVGGHSYVIEKLPDVF, encoded by the coding sequence ATGGGGAAAGCTAAAAAGACGAGGAAGTTTGGTTTAATGAAGCGtacattaaataataaaaaagatttaagaTTAAAAGCCAATAAAGAAGTATTATCGAAAGATAAAACGAAAAATGATCCAGAATTAACCAGAAGTGTACCACAAGTATCCAGCGCATTGTTTTTCCAATATAATCAAGCCATAAGACCACCATACCAAGTGCTCATAGATACAAATTTCATCAATTTTTctatccaaaaaaaaatcgaTATTGTTAAAGGAATGATGGACTGTCTTTTGGCCAAATGTGTCCCAATGATTACTGATTGTGTTATGGctgaattggaaaaattagGACCTAAATATAGAATCGCCTTGAAATTAGCCAGAGACCcaagaattaaaagattaaGTTGTTCACATAGAGGTACTTATGCAGATGATTGTTTAGTTCATCGTGTAATGCAACACAAATGTTACATTGTAGCTACTAACGATGCTGCTTTAAAACAGCGTATAAGGAAAGTTCCTGGTATTCCATTAATGAGTGTTGGTGGACATTCTTatgttattgaaaaattaccagatgttttttaa
- the YPP1 gene encoding Ypp1p (similar to Saccharomyces cerevisiae YGR198W | YPP1 | alpha-sYnuclein Protective Protein) encodes MTQEKIHDVIERALELILLGSQPRKTNDLLMDQVLDLYYRLHFHILILNDSNNQDYNNVFSVILSETMRLFDEFSHDTVTITNDSKLNQLPRIILTNILGICHFYLNQPKQSFDYLSDTNRNIDSKGLTRIFLRFKRLLDLEKFYYLSKLQKNTSSTNNNDGIFNDIPLRTDSMSLFYFNRILLDYPLKVSTNNLISVYNGVLNTTIKESQLLEVGHSIIKNIEFPQANQSNDHKLELFFEILGDFFEKTDNITKGKDWEAFFIAGYEKTFHSISISYAATIFYGKFTDTGTNTIHDGKKRSELSFVNFLTYNKKYYELNERKYLDIVAIINLYKFVLGNTTIFSKEETKRKYSLQLYDLLCDFYEYYNLELITAATTHQEDEVGELKLRSEYIVLPVLLSLILISSWRSLYFIFFNDVDSFISKTLLAYLGNAISVSSAIESNLDLYFEYAYCLARQQCTTSSIKFLKTKILNKYPEHSYSSWHLLCLLESVQENKENSFKIACSVLEAMKEEQNKLTYRDKWQFMQLKLTQLSLVHEMFGVKDALEMLPEVFELYSSLFNDDHSKHSIKHSKEYLLQYIWLFTANLYIKDGSVQDAKEAVKESEAVEGADFKNLNHNIAKGYLKKSLDEFEACFYHDPVNTEALIGFAELAFETVEDAKCDNSLIANLYLRLETCIKKSIAGYISPEIWWYLSKIYEKYDDPLSYENALWNCVKFEEERPIRELDFCKY; translated from the coding sequence ATGACCCAAGAAAAGATACATGATGTTATTGAAAGAGCGTTGGAGCTAATCTTACTAGGTTCACAACCTCGTAAAacaaatgatttattaatgGACCAAGTCTTAGATTTATATTACAGGCTGCATTTCCatattttgatattaaatGACAGTAATAATCAAGATTacaataatgtttttagTGTCATTTTATCTGAAACCATGCGCTTATTTGACGAATTTTCTCACGATACCGTCACTATCACCAATGACTCAAAATTAAACCAATTACCGAGAATAATTTTAACCAATATCCTAGGTATATGCCACTTTTATTTGAATCAACCAAAACAAAGCTTTGATTATTTATCCGACACCAATCGTAATATTGATTCAAAAGGCCTAACAAGAATTTTTCTTAGGTTTAAAAGATTGTTAGATTtagaaaagttttattatttgtcaaagctacaaaaaaatacatcatctacaaataataatgacggaatttttaatgatattCCATTGAGAACTGATTCAATGAGTTTGTTCTATTTCAATCGAATTTTGCTTGACTACCCACTGAAAGTGAGCACTAACAATCTTATTTCGGTTTACAACGGCGTATTAAACACAACTATTAAAGAATCGCAACTATTGGAGGTTGGACactcaataataaaaaatatagagtTCCCTCAGGCGAATCAATCAAACGACCATAAATtagaacttttttttgaaatattagGTGACTTTTTCGAAAAAACTGACAACATCACCAAGGGTAAAGACTGGGAAGCCTTTTTTATTGCTGGATATGAAAAGACTTTCCATAGTATTAGTATCTCATACGCAGCAACGATTTTTTATGGTAAATTCACTGATACAGGCACCAACACTATTCATGATGGGAAAAAGAGATCTGAACTGAGTTTTGTGAATTTTTTGACATACAATAAGAAATATTACGAACTaaatgaaagaaaatacTTGGATATTGTAGCaataattaatttgtaTAAGTTTGTTTTGGGTAATACAACAATTTTTAGTAAAGAAGAAACAAAACGCAAATATTCTTTACAattatatgatttattgtGTGATTTCTACGAATACTACAACTTAGAATTAATAACTGCTGCTACAACTCACCAAGAGGATGAAGTTGGCGAACTAAAACTCAGATCAGAATACATTGTTTTGCCAGTTTTGTTATCTTTAATTCTAATATCTTCCTGGCGTtcactttattttatattcttcAATGATGTAGATTCATTTATATCTAAAACACTATTGGCCTACTTGGGGAATGCTATATCTGTATCTTCTGCCATTGAATCAAACCTAGACTTATATTTTGAGTATGCGTACTGTCTAGCAAGACAGCAATGCACCACAAGTTCAATAAAGTTcctaaaaacaaaaatattgaataaaTATCCGGAGCATAGTTATTCAAGCTGGCATCTGTTATGTCTGCTAGAAAGTGTCCAGGAAAACAAGgaaaattcttttaaaattgccTGCTCTGTATTGGAAGCCATGAAGGAAGagcaaaataaattaacttACAGGGATAAATGGCAATTTATGCAGTTGAAATTAACCCAGCTAAGCTTGGTTCATGAAATGTTTGGCGTCAAAGATGCTTTGGAAATGTTACCCGAAGTCTTTGAATTATATTCTAGTCTCTTTAATGATGATCATTCAAAACATTCCATAAAACATAGCAAAGAGTATCTTTTACAATACATCTGGTTATTTACTGCCAAtttgtatataaaagatGGTAGTGTACAAGATGCCAAGGAAGCAGTAAAAGAGTCTGAAGCAGTTGAAGGTGCTGATTTTAAGAATTTAAATCATAATATAGCTAAGGgctatttaaaaaaatcgtTGGATGAATTTGAAGCATGTTTTTATCATGATCCGGTAAACACAGAGGCATTGATAGGATTTGCTGAATTGGCATTTGAAACAGTTGAGGATGCTAAGTGCGATAATTCCTTGATTGCCAATCTATACTTAAGATTAGAAACTTGCATTAAGAAAAGTATAGCTGGATATATTTCGCCAGAAATATGGTGGTATTTATCgaaaatatatgaaaaatatgatGATCCTTTGTCCTATGAAAATGCACTATGGAATTGTGTTAAAtttgaagaagaaaggCCTATTCGTGAATTAGATTTTTGTAAGTATTAA
- the YNG2 gene encoding histone acetyltransferase YNG2 (similar to Saccharomyces cerevisiae YHR090C | YNG2 | Yeast iNG1 homolog): MNDPSTLLEQTVSDISNLEEEFKFILNELRYKDKEILALRNNIESKDLVLQKHVKQKDNNSTTGMAVSSPHPNELQLNKEIEEEYKRCLKLQERKNILSNTLLYLVSEHLSTLQKGMEILSSDGLLAEPEFSIKEEEEKELAATALLAKRNGVMDTEDEMDSRYRQNLLNGRSNSGKAYSDYSDYDETDITTSRKRGSLKKQVKGDRKKHKKNTSTSLMSQQQRPSGTSSLAKKIKSNGNATTLLLDDALFAGGSGTTGINGRDEEDDDKKLYCFCQNVSYGEMVACDGEHCKYEWFHYGCVNLTEPPKGKWYCPECKQEALNKKRKS; encoded by the coding sequence ATGAATGATCCAAGTACTCTATTGGAACAGACCGTATCAGATATATCAAATTTAGAAGAGGAATTTAAATTCATTTTAAATGAACTTCGATACaaagataaagaaatattagCTTTAAGAAACAACATAGAAAGCAAAGACCTTGTTCTACAAAAGCAtgttaaacaaaaagataataattcaACAACAGGAATGGCTGTATCCTCACCACATCCAAATGAACTACagttaaataaagaaatagaagaagaatataAAAGATGTCTAAAATTACAGGAAcggaaaaatatattatccAATACATTGCTGTACTTGGTATCCGAACATTTATCCACTTTACAAAAAGGTATGGAAATATTATCTTCTGATGGATTATTAGCAGAACCAGAATTCTCtattaaagaagaagaagaaaaagaactGGCAGCAACTGCTTTGCTAGCAAAGCGCAATGGTGTGATGGACACAGAAGATGAGATGGATAGTCGTTATCGtcaaaatttattaaatggtAGAAGTAATAGTGGCAAAGCGTATTCAGACTATTCGGATTACGACGAAACTGATATCACAACTAGTCGGAAAAGGGGCTCATTGAAGAAACAAGTGAAAGGGGATAGGAAAAAGCACAAGAAAAACACGTCCACTTCATTAATGAGTCAACAACAAAGGCCGTCTGGCACTTCTTCGCTGgcaaaaaagattaaaagtAATGGGAATGCAACAACGCTGTTACTGGATGATGCTCTATTTGCTGGTGGATCGGGAACAACAGGAATAAATGGGCGTGATgaggaagatgatgataagAAATTGTATTGCTTTTGCCAAAACGTTTCCTATGGTGAGATGGTTGCCTGCGACGGTGAGCATTGTAAATATGAATGGTTTCATTATGGGTGCGTAAATTTGACTGAACCTCCAAAGGGGAAATGGTATTGTCCCGAGTGCAAACAAGAAGctttgaataaaaagagaaaatcttga